Proteins found in one Salvia splendens isolate huo1 chromosome 10, SspV2, whole genome shotgun sequence genomic segment:
- the LOC121752926 gene encoding WAT1-related protein At3g18200 translates to MAQGTIISERAKLVASLIVLQLCFAGFHIVSRVALNIGVSKIVYPIYRNIIALILIGPFAYFMEKKERTPLTFSLLAEFFLLALVGITANQVFYILGLYYASPTFVSALQNTVPALTFIMASVLRIEQVNVARMDGLVKVLGTLVSIGGATVITLYKGPLILNGTNPSTESSNKMQSWALGCIFTFCHCLSWAGWMVLQAPTVKKYPAKLSLTSFTLFFGLIQFLCIAAFTERDPTHWKIVSGEEILTILYAGIISSGLVIVLQTWCIQKGGPVFVSSFQPVQTVLVAGMASIVLGDQLYAGGVIGATLIMTGLYLVLWGKTAEARYQSQHKEETLTKHLLDGDNSSQECPTRADIP, encoded by the exons ATGGCACAGGGAACCATCATCTCTGAACGAGCTAAGCTCGTGGCATCGTTGATAGTTCTGCAGCTATGCTTTGCCGGGTTTCACATAGTTTCAAGGGTTGCTCTCAACATTGGTGTTAGCAAGATTGTGTATCCTATTTACAGAAACATTATTGCATTGATATTGATAGGGCCTTTTGCCTACTTCATGGAAAA GAAGGAGAGAACACCTCTCACATTCTCATTGTTGGCTGAGTTCTTCCTACTAGCATTAGTGGG AATCACAGCAAACCAGGTGTTCTACATACTAGGTTTGTACTATGCATCACCAACCTTTGTATCAGCACTGCAAAACACAGTACCGGCACTGACCTTTATCATGGCGTCTGTTTTGAG GATTGAGCAAGTGAATGTTGCGAGGATGGATGGTTTAGTGAAAGTTCTAGGGACTTTGGTGAGCATCGGAGGCGCTACGGTTATCACCTTGTACAAAGGACCACTAATTTTGAATGGAACTAATCCATCAACAGAGAGttcaaacaaaatgcaaagcTGGGCATTGGGTTGTATATTTACCTTTTGCCACTGCTTATCCTGGGCTGGATGGATGGTCCTTCAG GCTCCTACAGTAAAGAAGTACCCTGCCAAACTCTCACTTACATCATTCACACTCTTCTTCGGATTGATTCAATTCCTATGCATAGCTGCATTCACAGAAAGGGATCCAACGCACTGGAAAATAGTGTCGGGGGAAGAAATTTTAACCATCTTATATGCT GGAATAATATCATCAGGACTTGTCATAGTACTACAGACCTGGTGCATTCAAAAGGGTGGTCCAGTGTTCGTGTCCAGCTTCCAGCCAGTTCAAACAGTATTAGTTGCCGGAATGGCATCCATAGTTCTTGGTGATCAATTATACGCTGGAGG AGTCATTGGAGCTACACTAATCATGACTGGCCTGTATCTAGTTTTATGGGGTAAAACAGCAGAAGCAAGATATCAAAGCCAACACAAGGAAGAGACTCTCACAAAACATCTATTAGATGGTGACAACAGTAGTCAAGAGTGCCCTACAAGAGCTGATATTCCGTAA
- the LOC121752925 gene encoding T-complex protein 1 subunit delta has protein sequence MASAAVSKAKPTETFVDNKRKDDIRMANITAAEAVANAVRTSLGPKGMDKMISTASGEVIITNDGATILNKMEVLQPAAKFLVELSKSQDVVAGDGTTTVVVIAGALLKASLTLLSSGIHPTVVSDSLHKASIKAVEILSAVAVPVELSDRDSLVKSASTSLNSKVVSQYSTLLAPLAVDAVLSVVDSEKPDLVDLKDIKIVKKLGGTVDDTELVNGLVFDKKVSHAAGGPTRVENAKIGVIQFQISPPKTDIEQSIVVSDYSQMDRILKEERNYILGMIKKIKATGCNVLLIQKSILRDAVTDLSLHYLAKAKILVIKDIERDEIEFITKTLNCLPISNIEHFRAEKMGFADIVEEVPLGDGGKIVKIMGIKDMGRTTSVLVRGSNHLVLDEAERSLHDALCVIRCLVNKKFLIAGGGAPEIELSRQLGAWAKVLQGMEGYCIKAFAEALEVIPYTLAENAGLNPIAIVTELRNRHAQGEINAGINVRKGQITNILEENVVQPLLVSTSAISLASECVRMILKIDDIVTVR, from the coding sequence ATGGCGTCCGCGGCTGTGTCAAAGGCAAAGCCCACAGAGACCTTCGTTGACAACAAGCGTAAAGATGACATCCGGATGGCCAACATCACGGCGGCGGAGGCCGTGGCCAACGCCGTGCGGACTAGCCTCGGTCCCAAGGGCATGGACAAGATGATCTCCACCGCTTCCGGCGAGGTCATTATCACCAACGACGGCGCCACgatcctcaacaaaatggagGTCCTCCAGCCCGCCGCCAAATTCCTCGTCGAGCTCTCCAAATCTCAGGACGTCGTCGCCGGAGACGGAACCACCACGGTCGTCGTCATTGCCGGCGCGCTGCTCAAGGCCTCGCTTACTCTATTGAGCTCCGGTATTCACCCCACCGTGGTTTCCGATTCGCTTCACAAGGCTTCGATTAAGGCTGTCGAGATTTTGTCTGCTGTCGCCGTTCCCGTGGAGCTCTCGGATCGTGATTCGCTCGTGAAATCTGCATCTACGTCGCTGAACTCTAAGGTTGTCTCCCAGTACTCTACTCTTTTGGCGCCTTTAGCTGTTGATGCTGTGCTTTCTGTTGTGGATTCTGAGAAGCCTGATTTAGTTGATTTGAAAGATATTAAGATAGTGAAGAAACTAGGGGGGACTGTTGATGACACTGAATTGGTGAATGGGCTTGTTTTTGATAAGAAGGTGAGTCATGCTGCAGGTGGCCCCACTAGAGTGGAAAATGCTAAGATAGGTGTGATACAGTTTCAGATATCCCCACCTAAAACTGATATAGAGCAGAGCATTGTGGTGTCGGACTATTCACAGATGGATAGGATTTTGAAAGAGGAGAGAAATTATATTTTGGGGATGATTAAGAAGATAAAAGCTACAGGGTGCAACGTGTTGTTGATTCAGAAGAGTATCTTGAGGGATGCTGTCACGGACTTGTCGTTGCATTACTTAGCTAAGGCTAAGATTCTAGTCATTAAAGACATTGAGAGGGATGAGATTGAGTTCATCACCAAGACTTTGAACTGCCTGCCAATCTCTAACATCGAGCACTTCCGTGCTGAGAAGATGGGATTTGCTGATATTGTGGAGGAGGTGCCACTGGGAGATGGTGGGAAGATTGTGAAGATTATGGGAATTAAGGACATGGGGAGGACAACGAGTGTGCTGGTCCGTGGTTCAAATCATCTGGTGCTTGATGAGGCTGAAAGGAGTTTGCACGATGCTTTGTGTGTGATAAGGTGTTTGGTTAACAAGAAATTTCTGATTGCTGGTGGTGGAGCACCTGAGATAGAGCTTTCGAGGCAGTTGGGTGCTTGGGCTAAGGTACTCCAGGGAATGGAAGGGTATTGTATCAAAGCTTTTGCTGAAGCTCTTGAGGTGATTCCTTACACGTTGGCTGAGAACGCTGGGTTGAATCCAATCGCCATTGTCACCGAGCTGAGGAACAGGCACGCACAAGGTGAAATCAATGCAGGGATCAATGTGAGGAAAGGACAGATCACCAACATTTTGGAGGAGAATGTAGTGCAACCCCTGCTAGTGAGCACAAGTGCAATTTCCTTGGCTTCAGAGTGTGTCAGGATGATCTTGAAGATTGATGACATAGTTACCGTGAGGTAG